In a single window of the Bacillus clarus genome:
- the rpsH gene encoding 30S ribosomal protein S8: MVMTDPIADMLTRIRNANMVRHEKLEVPASKIKKEIAELLKREGFIRDVEYIEDNKQGILRIFLKYGANNERVITGLKRISKPGLRVYAKADEVPRVLNGLGIALVSTSKGVMTDKDARQLQTGGEVVAYVW, translated from the coding sequence ATGGTGATGACAGATCCAATTGCAGACATGCTTACTCGCATCCGTAATGCGAACATGGTACGTCATGAGAAATTAGAGGTTCCTGCTTCTAAAATCAAAAAAGAGATCGCTGAACTTTTAAAACGTGAAGGTTTCATTCGTGATGTAGAATACATCGAGGATAACAAACAAGGTATCCTTCGTATTTTCCTGAAATATGGTGCAAACAACGAACGTGTAATCACTGGATTAAAACGTATCAGTAAACCTGGCTTACGCGTTTACGCAAAAGCTGATGAAGTACCACGTGTACTTAACGGATTAGGTATCGCTCTTGTTTCTACATCTAAGGGAGTAATGACGGACAAAGACGCTCGTCAATTACAAACTGGTGGAGAAGTAGTAGCATACGTTTGGTAA
- the rpsN gene encoding 30S ribosomal protein S14, whose product MAKKSMIAKQKRTPKFKVQEYTRCERCGRPHSVYRKFKLCRICFRELAYKGQIPGVKKASW is encoded by the coding sequence GTGGCTAAAAAATCTATGATAGCGAAACAAAAGCGTACTCCTAAGTTTAAAGTACAAGAGTATACACGTTGCGAACGCTGCGGTCGTCCGCATTCTGTATACCGCAAATTTAAACTTTGCCGTATTTGTTTCCGTGAACTTGCATATAAAGGTCAAATTCCTGGTGTTAAAAAAGCTAGTTGGTAA
- the rplE gene encoding 50S ribosomal protein L5, whose protein sequence is MNRLKEKFQKEITPALVSKFNYKSVMEVPKIEKIVINTGVGDAVSNSKALDNAVEELTQIAGQKPVVTRAKKSIAGFRLREGMPIGAKVTLRGEQMYEFFDKLVSVSLPRVRDFRGVSKKSFDGRGNYTLGVKEQLIFPEIDYDKVSKVRGMDIVIVTTAKTDEEARELLTQFGMPFQK, encoded by the coding sequence TTGAATCGCCTTAAAGAGAAGTTCCAAAAGGAAATTACTCCTGCTCTAGTGAGCAAGTTTAACTATAAATCTGTGATGGAAGTACCGAAAATCGAAAAGATCGTAATCAACACTGGTGTTGGTGACGCGGTATCTAACTCAAAAGCTTTAGACAATGCAGTAGAAGAATTAACACAAATCGCAGGTCAAAAACCTGTTGTAACTCGCGCTAAAAAATCAATCGCTGGTTTCCGTCTTCGTGAAGGTATGCCAATCGGTGCGAAAGTAACTTTACGCGGCGAGCAAATGTATGAGTTCTTCGACAAATTAGTATCAGTTTCTTTACCACGTGTGCGTGATTTCCGTGGTGTTTCTAAGAAATCATTCGACGGTCGTGGTAACTACACATTAGGTGTTAAAGAGCAACTTATTTTCCCTGAGATCGATTATGATAAAGTAAGCAAAGTCCGCGGTATGGACATCGTAATCGTTACTACAGCGAAAACTGACGAAGAAGCTCGTGAACTTTTAACACAATTCGGTATGCCATTCCAAAAATAA